One genomic segment of Scophthalmus maximus strain ysfricsl-2021 chromosome 3, ASM2237912v1, whole genome shotgun sequence includes these proteins:
- the znf512b gene encoding zinc finger protein 512B isoform X3, translated as MESPSGPRLGKLSSSGLAKGRTPRHGHPQEPVRSTPVPENNNNRHSPMCDEPAEGKRKGRPKAEVQELRSIPAHMIVQWKEEFKRRSRVKCPRSGCWLEFPSIYGVKYHYQRCHGATVAEKLSHGCPYCEAVFATKVRLDKHKLWNHPDRHTMEPRDELPKLLKTPVKSNTKKRPIENRPPSPVFFKVKKTHDVSTPSQNGELAHQRSERKPHSHGQPSQQIHQSQPVFPQSQQSQSQSTSSDAEGSDSDEGSLPPCFPDEDPERMRHKPGRKQKTPKKFTGEQPSISGTFGLKGMTKVEEKLKAGRAKKPEGSGFSEEPQRRPTPSQSTKKDPATTSSGGVPDTQWQRAISERGEVVCPTCSIVTRKTIHGLKKHMEICQKLQDALKCQQCHKQFRSKAGLNYHTMAEHSTKPSGSEGQTGDEHEERERLRRVLKQMGRIKCPSEGCSAHFSSLMGYQYHQKRCGGEFSDDEKPVFLCQHCGKSYRSKAGRDYHVRTEHPPTITTMTATANNNNNNKDSITDTNNNTGKERVFSEESPSGGKKEQSQSEKTDRQEKVPSAQAKEKQREARQKDREKERERDNGKAAQKESHGEDFERTPSGRVRRRSAQVAVFHLQEIAEDELAKDWGTKRRIKDDLVPDSKRLNYTRPGLPNFSPELLETWKNQVKEKGFICCINENCEAVYSSVSGLKAHLANCSQSGGELGKYTCLICQKEFSSESGVKYHISKTHSQNWFRAAATQVVSSSKSKAPEDNGIKAEVRNCPTIGKKRGRKPKERPSVIAPPQINTEAPAATLCSTPAVTPSLVPTQSPTLFPDPVDNANSGQNRQLNPSAARRSKPKRLSLSE; from the exons GTCCAATGTGTGATGAGCCAGcagaagggaagaggaaaggtCGTCCCAAAGCAGAAGTGCAGGAGTTGAGAAGCATCCCT GCCCATATGATAGTACAATGGAAGGAAGAGTTTAAGCGCCGCTCCAGGGTTAAGTGTCCGCGTTCAGGCTGCTGGTTAGAGTTTCCCAGCATCTATGGCGTCAAGTACCACTATCAACGCTGCCATGGG GCCACCGTAGCCGAGAAGCTGAGTCATGGCTGTCCCTACTGTGAGGCCGTGTTTGCCACAAAGGTCCGCCTGGACAAGCACAAGCTGTGGAACCACCCCGACAGGCATACTATGGAGCCCAGGGATGAGCTGCCTAAACTTCTAAAGACTCCTGTCAAGTCCAACACCAAGAAAAG GCCCATAGAGAACAGGCCCCCCTCTCCTGTCTTCTTCAAAGTGAAAAAGACCCACGACGTGTCCACGCCCTCTCAGAACGGGGAGCTGGCCCAccagaggagtgagaggaaaCCGCACAGCCACGGGCAGCCTTCACAGCAGATTCACCAGTCCCAGCCAGTCTTTCCTCAGTCCCAGCAGTCGCAGTCCCAGAGCACATCGTCTGATGCAGAGGGCAGTGACAGTGACGAGGGGAGTCTTCCCCCTTGTTTCCCTGACGAAGACCCAGAACGGATGAGGCACA AGCCAGGACGGAAGCAGAAAACACCTAAGAAGTTCACTGGAGAGCAGCCGTCTATATCTGGAACCTTTGGATTGAAAG gtATGACTAAGGTGGAGGAGAAGTTGAAGGCAGGTcgtgcaaagaaaccagagggGAGTGGGTTCAGTGAGGAGCCGCAGAGAAGACCTACTCCAAGTCAGTCTACCAAGAAAGACCCAGCCACAACAAGTTCTG GTGGTGTTCCTGACACCCAATGGCAGCGAGCAATCTCAGAGCGCGGTGAAGTCGTGTGTCCCACCTGCTCCATCGTCACCAGGAAAACCATCCACGGCCTCAAGAAACACATGGAGATTTGCCAGAAG CTCCAGGATGCCCTGAAGTGCCAGCAGTGCCACAAACAGTTCAGATCCAAGGCCGGCCTCAACTACCACACCATGGCTGAACACAGCACCAAG CCCTCAGGGAGCGAAGGCCAGACGGGAGATGAgcatgaggagagagaaaggctgCGCCGAGTTCTCAAACAGATGGGACGAATCAAGTGTCCTAGTGAG ggCTGCTCAGCCCACTTTTCCAGTCTGATGGGCTACCAGTACCACCAGAAGCGTTGTGGAGGAGAGTTCTCTGATGATGAGAAGCCTGTGTTTCTGTGCCAGCACTGTGGAAAAAGCTACCGTTCCAAGGCTGGCAGAGACTACCACGTGCGTACCGAACACCCCCCAACCATCACCACCATGACCGCcaccgctaacaacaacaacaacaacaaggacagTATAActgacaccaacaacaacaccggCAAAGAGAGG GTCTTCTCTGAGGAGTCTCCATCGGGAGGCAAGAAGGAGCAGAGCCAGTCTGAGAAGACAGACCGGCAGGAGAAGGTACCCTCCGCCCAGGCAAAGGAGAAGCAAAGGGAAGCCAGGCAGAAAGACCGGGAAAAGGAGAGGGAACGAGACAATGGAAAAGCAGCACAGAAAGAGAGCCACGGGGAGGACTTTGAACGGACACCCAGTGGCAGAGTGAGGCGCCGGTCAGCTCAGGTAGCAGTGTTCCACCTGCAGGAGATAGCAGAGGATGAGCTGGCCAAAGACTGGGGCACTAAGCGGCGCATCAAGGATGACCTGGTGCCTGACAGCAAGAGG TTAAACTACACACGCCCTGGACTCCCCAACTTCAGTCCAGAGCTACTAGAGACCTGGAAGAACCAAGTCAAGGAGAAGGGCTTCATCTGCTGCATCAATGAA aACTGTGAAGCTGTATATTCTAGTGTGTCAGGACTAAAAGCCCACCTCGCCAACTGCAGCCAG AGCGGTGGAGAACTGGGGAAGTACACCTGTCTGATCTGTCAGAAAGAGTTTAGTTCGGAGAGCGGTGTGAAGTACCACATCAGCAAGACACACTCACAG aacTGGTTTCGTGCAGCAGCCACTCAAGTGGTCTCCAGTAGCAAGAGTAAAGCACCGGAGGATAATGGGATTAAAGCTGAGGTGAGAAACTGTCCCACCATCGGTAAGAAGAGGGGCCGCAAGCCCAAAGAGCGTCCGTCTGTGATTGCGCCTCCTCAAATAAACACTGAAGCACCTGCCGCCACTCTATGTTCAACCCCTGCAGTGACTCCCTCCTTGGTCCCAACACAATCTCCGACCTTGTTCCCCGACCCAGTGGACAATGCTAATTCAGGCCAAAACAGACAGCTCAACCCCTCCGCTGCCAGACGAAGCAAACCCAAGAGGCTGTCATTATCCGAGTAG
- the znf512b gene encoding zinc finger protein 512B isoform X2 — protein MESPSGPRLGKLSSSGLAKGRTPRHGHPQEPVRSTPVPENNNNRHSPMCDEPAEGKRKGRPKAEVQELRSIPAHMIVQWKEEFKRRSRVKCPRSGCWLEFPSIYGVKYHYQRCHGATVAEKLSHGCPYCEAVFATKVRLDKHKLWNHPDRHTMEPRDELPKLLKTPVKSNTKKRPIENRPPSPVFFKVKKTHDVSTPSQNGELAHQRSERKPHSHGQPSQQIHQSQPVFPQSQQSQSQSTSSDAEGSDSDEGSLPPCFPDEDPERMRHRRKQKTPKKFTGEQPSISGTFGLKGMTKVEEKLKAGRAKKPEGSGFSEEPQRRPTPSQSTKKDPATTSSGENLCQGGVPDTQWQRAISERGEVVCPTCSIVTRKTIHGLKKHMEICQKLQDALKCQQCHKQFRSKAGLNYHTMAEHSTKPSGSEGQTGDEHEERERLRRVLKQMGRIKCPSEGCSAHFSSLMGYQYHQKRCGGEFSDDEKPVFLCQHCGKSYRSKAGRDYHVRTEHPPTITTMTATANNNNNNKDSITDTNNNTGKERVFSEESPSGGKKEQSQSEKTDRQEKVPSAQAKEKQREARQKDREKERERDNGKAAQKESHGEDFERTPSGRVRRRSAQVAVFHLQEIAEDELAKDWGTKRRIKDDLVPDSKRLNYTRPGLPNFSPELLETWKNQVKEKGFICCINENCEAVYSSVSGLKAHLANCSQSGGELGKYTCLICQKEFSSESGVKYHISKTHSQNWFRAAATQVVSSSKSKAPEDNGIKAEVRNCPTIGKKRGRKPKERPSVIAPPQINTEAPAATLCSTPAVTPSLVPTQSPTLFPDPVDNANSGQNRQLNPSAARRSKPKRLSLSE, from the exons GTCCAATGTGTGATGAGCCAGcagaagggaagaggaaaggtCGTCCCAAAGCAGAAGTGCAGGAGTTGAGAAGCATCCCT GCCCATATGATAGTACAATGGAAGGAAGAGTTTAAGCGCCGCTCCAGGGTTAAGTGTCCGCGTTCAGGCTGCTGGTTAGAGTTTCCCAGCATCTATGGCGTCAAGTACCACTATCAACGCTGCCATGGG GCCACCGTAGCCGAGAAGCTGAGTCATGGCTGTCCCTACTGTGAGGCCGTGTTTGCCACAAAGGTCCGCCTGGACAAGCACAAGCTGTGGAACCACCCCGACAGGCATACTATGGAGCCCAGGGATGAGCTGCCTAAACTTCTAAAGACTCCTGTCAAGTCCAACACCAAGAAAAG GCCCATAGAGAACAGGCCCCCCTCTCCTGTCTTCTTCAAAGTGAAAAAGACCCACGACGTGTCCACGCCCTCTCAGAACGGGGAGCTGGCCCAccagaggagtgagaggaaaCCGCACAGCCACGGGCAGCCTTCACAGCAGATTCACCAGTCCCAGCCAGTCTTTCCTCAGTCCCAGCAGTCGCAGTCCCAGAGCACATCGTCTGATGCAGAGGGCAGTGACAGTGACGAGGGGAGTCTTCCCCCTTGTTTCCCTGACGAAGACCCAGAACGGATGAGGCACA GACGGAAGCAGAAAACACCTAAGAAGTTCACTGGAGAGCAGCCGTCTATATCTGGAACCTTTGGATTGAAAG gtATGACTAAGGTGGAGGAGAAGTTGAAGGCAGGTcgtgcaaagaaaccagagggGAGTGGGTTCAGTGAGGAGCCGCAGAGAAGACCTACTCCAAGTCAGTCTACCAAGAAAGACCCAGCCACAACAAGTTCTGGTGAAAACTTATGTCAAG GTGGTGTTCCTGACACCCAATGGCAGCGAGCAATCTCAGAGCGCGGTGAAGTCGTGTGTCCCACCTGCTCCATCGTCACCAGGAAAACCATCCACGGCCTCAAGAAACACATGGAGATTTGCCAGAAG CTCCAGGATGCCCTGAAGTGCCAGCAGTGCCACAAACAGTTCAGATCCAAGGCCGGCCTCAACTACCACACCATGGCTGAACACAGCACCAAG CCCTCAGGGAGCGAAGGCCAGACGGGAGATGAgcatgaggagagagaaaggctgCGCCGAGTTCTCAAACAGATGGGACGAATCAAGTGTCCTAGTGAG ggCTGCTCAGCCCACTTTTCCAGTCTGATGGGCTACCAGTACCACCAGAAGCGTTGTGGAGGAGAGTTCTCTGATGATGAGAAGCCTGTGTTTCTGTGCCAGCACTGTGGAAAAAGCTACCGTTCCAAGGCTGGCAGAGACTACCACGTGCGTACCGAACACCCCCCAACCATCACCACCATGACCGCcaccgctaacaacaacaacaacaacaaggacagTATAActgacaccaacaacaacaccggCAAAGAGAGG GTCTTCTCTGAGGAGTCTCCATCGGGAGGCAAGAAGGAGCAGAGCCAGTCTGAGAAGACAGACCGGCAGGAGAAGGTACCCTCCGCCCAGGCAAAGGAGAAGCAAAGGGAAGCCAGGCAGAAAGACCGGGAAAAGGAGAGGGAACGAGACAATGGAAAAGCAGCACAGAAAGAGAGCCACGGGGAGGACTTTGAACGGACACCCAGTGGCAGAGTGAGGCGCCGGTCAGCTCAGGTAGCAGTGTTCCACCTGCAGGAGATAGCAGAGGATGAGCTGGCCAAAGACTGGGGCACTAAGCGGCGCATCAAGGATGACCTGGTGCCTGACAGCAAGAGG TTAAACTACACACGCCCTGGACTCCCCAACTTCAGTCCAGAGCTACTAGAGACCTGGAAGAACCAAGTCAAGGAGAAGGGCTTCATCTGCTGCATCAATGAA aACTGTGAAGCTGTATATTCTAGTGTGTCAGGACTAAAAGCCCACCTCGCCAACTGCAGCCAG AGCGGTGGAGAACTGGGGAAGTACACCTGTCTGATCTGTCAGAAAGAGTTTAGTTCGGAGAGCGGTGTGAAGTACCACATCAGCAAGACACACTCACAG aacTGGTTTCGTGCAGCAGCCACTCAAGTGGTCTCCAGTAGCAAGAGTAAAGCACCGGAGGATAATGGGATTAAAGCTGAGGTGAGAAACTGTCCCACCATCGGTAAGAAGAGGGGCCGCAAGCCCAAAGAGCGTCCGTCTGTGATTGCGCCTCCTCAAATAAACACTGAAGCACCTGCCGCCACTCTATGTTCAACCCCTGCAGTGACTCCCTCCTTGGTCCCAACACAATCTCCGACCTTGTTCCCCGACCCAGTGGACAATGCTAATTCAGGCCAAAACAGACAGCTCAACCCCTCCGCTGCCAGACGAAGCAAACCCAAGAGGCTGTCATTATCCGAGTAG
- the znf512b gene encoding zinc finger protein 512B isoform X4: MESPSGPRLGKLSSSGLAKGRTPRHGHPQEPVRSTPVPENNNNRHSPMCDEPAEGKRKGRPKAEVQELRSIPAHMIVQWKEEFKRRSRVKCPRSGCWLEFPSIYGVKYHYQRCHGATVAEKLSHGCPYCEAVFATKVRLDKHKLWNHPDRHTMEPRDELPKLLKTPVKSNTKKRPIENRPPSPVFFKVKKTHDVSTPSQNGELAHQRSERKPHSHGQPSQQIHQSQPVFPQSQQSQSQSTSSDAEGSDSDEGSLPPCFPDEDPERMRHRRKQKTPKKFTGEQPSISGTFGLKGMTKVEEKLKAGRAKKPEGSGFSEEPQRRPTPSQSTKKDPATTSSGGVPDTQWQRAISERGEVVCPTCSIVTRKTIHGLKKHMEICQKLQDALKCQQCHKQFRSKAGLNYHTMAEHSTKPSGSEGQTGDEHEERERLRRVLKQMGRIKCPSEGCSAHFSSLMGYQYHQKRCGGEFSDDEKPVFLCQHCGKSYRSKAGRDYHVRTEHPPTITTMTATANNNNNNKDSITDTNNNTGKERVFSEESPSGGKKEQSQSEKTDRQEKVPSAQAKEKQREARQKDREKERERDNGKAAQKESHGEDFERTPSGRVRRRSAQVAVFHLQEIAEDELAKDWGTKRRIKDDLVPDSKRLNYTRPGLPNFSPELLETWKNQVKEKGFICCINENCEAVYSSVSGLKAHLANCSQSGGELGKYTCLICQKEFSSESGVKYHISKTHSQNWFRAAATQVVSSSKSKAPEDNGIKAEVRNCPTIGKKRGRKPKERPSVIAPPQINTEAPAATLCSTPAVTPSLVPTQSPTLFPDPVDNANSGQNRQLNPSAARRSKPKRLSLSE, translated from the exons GTCCAATGTGTGATGAGCCAGcagaagggaagaggaaaggtCGTCCCAAAGCAGAAGTGCAGGAGTTGAGAAGCATCCCT GCCCATATGATAGTACAATGGAAGGAAGAGTTTAAGCGCCGCTCCAGGGTTAAGTGTCCGCGTTCAGGCTGCTGGTTAGAGTTTCCCAGCATCTATGGCGTCAAGTACCACTATCAACGCTGCCATGGG GCCACCGTAGCCGAGAAGCTGAGTCATGGCTGTCCCTACTGTGAGGCCGTGTTTGCCACAAAGGTCCGCCTGGACAAGCACAAGCTGTGGAACCACCCCGACAGGCATACTATGGAGCCCAGGGATGAGCTGCCTAAACTTCTAAAGACTCCTGTCAAGTCCAACACCAAGAAAAG GCCCATAGAGAACAGGCCCCCCTCTCCTGTCTTCTTCAAAGTGAAAAAGACCCACGACGTGTCCACGCCCTCTCAGAACGGGGAGCTGGCCCAccagaggagtgagaggaaaCCGCACAGCCACGGGCAGCCTTCACAGCAGATTCACCAGTCCCAGCCAGTCTTTCCTCAGTCCCAGCAGTCGCAGTCCCAGAGCACATCGTCTGATGCAGAGGGCAGTGACAGTGACGAGGGGAGTCTTCCCCCTTGTTTCCCTGACGAAGACCCAGAACGGATGAGGCACA GACGGAAGCAGAAAACACCTAAGAAGTTCACTGGAGAGCAGCCGTCTATATCTGGAACCTTTGGATTGAAAG gtATGACTAAGGTGGAGGAGAAGTTGAAGGCAGGTcgtgcaaagaaaccagagggGAGTGGGTTCAGTGAGGAGCCGCAGAGAAGACCTACTCCAAGTCAGTCTACCAAGAAAGACCCAGCCACAACAAGTTCTG GTGGTGTTCCTGACACCCAATGGCAGCGAGCAATCTCAGAGCGCGGTGAAGTCGTGTGTCCCACCTGCTCCATCGTCACCAGGAAAACCATCCACGGCCTCAAGAAACACATGGAGATTTGCCAGAAG CTCCAGGATGCCCTGAAGTGCCAGCAGTGCCACAAACAGTTCAGATCCAAGGCCGGCCTCAACTACCACACCATGGCTGAACACAGCACCAAG CCCTCAGGGAGCGAAGGCCAGACGGGAGATGAgcatgaggagagagaaaggctgCGCCGAGTTCTCAAACAGATGGGACGAATCAAGTGTCCTAGTGAG ggCTGCTCAGCCCACTTTTCCAGTCTGATGGGCTACCAGTACCACCAGAAGCGTTGTGGAGGAGAGTTCTCTGATGATGAGAAGCCTGTGTTTCTGTGCCAGCACTGTGGAAAAAGCTACCGTTCCAAGGCTGGCAGAGACTACCACGTGCGTACCGAACACCCCCCAACCATCACCACCATGACCGCcaccgctaacaacaacaacaacaacaaggacagTATAActgacaccaacaacaacaccggCAAAGAGAGG GTCTTCTCTGAGGAGTCTCCATCGGGAGGCAAGAAGGAGCAGAGCCAGTCTGAGAAGACAGACCGGCAGGAGAAGGTACCCTCCGCCCAGGCAAAGGAGAAGCAAAGGGAAGCCAGGCAGAAAGACCGGGAAAAGGAGAGGGAACGAGACAATGGAAAAGCAGCACAGAAAGAGAGCCACGGGGAGGACTTTGAACGGACACCCAGTGGCAGAGTGAGGCGCCGGTCAGCTCAGGTAGCAGTGTTCCACCTGCAGGAGATAGCAGAGGATGAGCTGGCCAAAGACTGGGGCACTAAGCGGCGCATCAAGGATGACCTGGTGCCTGACAGCAAGAGG TTAAACTACACACGCCCTGGACTCCCCAACTTCAGTCCAGAGCTACTAGAGACCTGGAAGAACCAAGTCAAGGAGAAGGGCTTCATCTGCTGCATCAATGAA aACTGTGAAGCTGTATATTCTAGTGTGTCAGGACTAAAAGCCCACCTCGCCAACTGCAGCCAG AGCGGTGGAGAACTGGGGAAGTACACCTGTCTGATCTGTCAGAAAGAGTTTAGTTCGGAGAGCGGTGTGAAGTACCACATCAGCAAGACACACTCACAG aacTGGTTTCGTGCAGCAGCCACTCAAGTGGTCTCCAGTAGCAAGAGTAAAGCACCGGAGGATAATGGGATTAAAGCTGAGGTGAGAAACTGTCCCACCATCGGTAAGAAGAGGGGCCGCAAGCCCAAAGAGCGTCCGTCTGTGATTGCGCCTCCTCAAATAAACACTGAAGCACCTGCCGCCACTCTATGTTCAACCCCTGCAGTGACTCCCTCCTTGGTCCCAACACAATCTCCGACCTTGTTCCCCGACCCAGTGGACAATGCTAATTCAGGCCAAAACAGACAGCTCAACCCCTCCGCTGCCAGACGAAGCAAACCCAAGAGGCTGTCATTATCCGAGTAG
- the znf512b gene encoding zinc finger protein 512B isoform X5 → MESPSGPRLGKLSSSGLAKGRTPRHGHPQEPVRSTPVPENNNNRHSPMCDEPAEGKRKGRPKAEVQELRSIPAHMIVQWKEEFKRRSRVKCPRSGCWLEFPSIYGVKYHYQRCHGATVAEKLSHGCPYCEAVFATKVRLDKHKLWNHPDRHTMEPRDELPKLLKTPVKSNTKKRPIENRPPSPVFFKVKKTHDVSTPSQNGELAHQRSERKPHSHGQPSQQIHQSQPVFPQSQQSQSQSTSSDAEGSDSDEGSLPPCFPDEDPERMRHKPGRKQKTPKKFTGEQPSISGTFGLKGMTKVEEKLKAGRAKKPEGSGFSEEPQRRPTPSGVPDTQWQRAISERGEVVCPTCSIVTRKTIHGLKKHMEICQKLQDALKCQQCHKQFRSKAGLNYHTMAEHSTKPSGSEGQTGDEHEERERLRRVLKQMGRIKCPSEGCSAHFSSLMGYQYHQKRCGGEFSDDEKPVFLCQHCGKSYRSKAGRDYHVRTEHPPTITTMTATANNNNNNKDSITDTNNNTGKERVFSEESPSGGKKEQSQSEKTDRQEKVPSAQAKEKQREARQKDREKERERDNGKAAQKESHGEDFERTPSGRVRRRSAQVAVFHLQEIAEDELAKDWGTKRRIKDDLVPDSKRLNYTRPGLPNFSPELLETWKNQVKEKGFICCINENCEAVYSSVSGLKAHLANCSQSGGELGKYTCLICQKEFSSESGVKYHISKTHSQNWFRAAATQVVSSSKSKAPEDNGIKAEVRNCPTIGKKRGRKPKERPSVIAPPQINTEAPAATLCSTPAVTPSLVPTQSPTLFPDPVDNANSGQNRQLNPSAARRSKPKRLSLSE, encoded by the exons GTCCAATGTGTGATGAGCCAGcagaagggaagaggaaaggtCGTCCCAAAGCAGAAGTGCAGGAGTTGAGAAGCATCCCT GCCCATATGATAGTACAATGGAAGGAAGAGTTTAAGCGCCGCTCCAGGGTTAAGTGTCCGCGTTCAGGCTGCTGGTTAGAGTTTCCCAGCATCTATGGCGTCAAGTACCACTATCAACGCTGCCATGGG GCCACCGTAGCCGAGAAGCTGAGTCATGGCTGTCCCTACTGTGAGGCCGTGTTTGCCACAAAGGTCCGCCTGGACAAGCACAAGCTGTGGAACCACCCCGACAGGCATACTATGGAGCCCAGGGATGAGCTGCCTAAACTTCTAAAGACTCCTGTCAAGTCCAACACCAAGAAAAG GCCCATAGAGAACAGGCCCCCCTCTCCTGTCTTCTTCAAAGTGAAAAAGACCCACGACGTGTCCACGCCCTCTCAGAACGGGGAGCTGGCCCAccagaggagtgagaggaaaCCGCACAGCCACGGGCAGCCTTCACAGCAGATTCACCAGTCCCAGCCAGTCTTTCCTCAGTCCCAGCAGTCGCAGTCCCAGAGCACATCGTCTGATGCAGAGGGCAGTGACAGTGACGAGGGGAGTCTTCCCCCTTGTTTCCCTGACGAAGACCCAGAACGGATGAGGCACA AGCCAGGACGGAAGCAGAAAACACCTAAGAAGTTCACTGGAGAGCAGCCGTCTATATCTGGAACCTTTGGATTGAAAG gtATGACTAAGGTGGAGGAGAAGTTGAAGGCAGGTcgtgcaaagaaaccagagggGAGTGGGTTCAGTGAGGAGCCGCAGAGAAGACCTACTCCAA GTGGTGTTCCTGACACCCAATGGCAGCGAGCAATCTCAGAGCGCGGTGAAGTCGTGTGTCCCACCTGCTCCATCGTCACCAGGAAAACCATCCACGGCCTCAAGAAACACATGGAGATTTGCCAGAAG CTCCAGGATGCCCTGAAGTGCCAGCAGTGCCACAAACAGTTCAGATCCAAGGCCGGCCTCAACTACCACACCATGGCTGAACACAGCACCAAG CCCTCAGGGAGCGAAGGCCAGACGGGAGATGAgcatgaggagagagaaaggctgCGCCGAGTTCTCAAACAGATGGGACGAATCAAGTGTCCTAGTGAG ggCTGCTCAGCCCACTTTTCCAGTCTGATGGGCTACCAGTACCACCAGAAGCGTTGTGGAGGAGAGTTCTCTGATGATGAGAAGCCTGTGTTTCTGTGCCAGCACTGTGGAAAAAGCTACCGTTCCAAGGCTGGCAGAGACTACCACGTGCGTACCGAACACCCCCCAACCATCACCACCATGACCGCcaccgctaacaacaacaacaacaacaaggacagTATAActgacaccaacaacaacaccggCAAAGAGAGG GTCTTCTCTGAGGAGTCTCCATCGGGAGGCAAGAAGGAGCAGAGCCAGTCTGAGAAGACAGACCGGCAGGAGAAGGTACCCTCCGCCCAGGCAAAGGAGAAGCAAAGGGAAGCCAGGCAGAAAGACCGGGAAAAGGAGAGGGAACGAGACAATGGAAAAGCAGCACAGAAAGAGAGCCACGGGGAGGACTTTGAACGGACACCCAGTGGCAGAGTGAGGCGCCGGTCAGCTCAGGTAGCAGTGTTCCACCTGCAGGAGATAGCAGAGGATGAGCTGGCCAAAGACTGGGGCACTAAGCGGCGCATCAAGGATGACCTGGTGCCTGACAGCAAGAGG TTAAACTACACACGCCCTGGACTCCCCAACTTCAGTCCAGAGCTACTAGAGACCTGGAAGAACCAAGTCAAGGAGAAGGGCTTCATCTGCTGCATCAATGAA aACTGTGAAGCTGTATATTCTAGTGTGTCAGGACTAAAAGCCCACCTCGCCAACTGCAGCCAG AGCGGTGGAGAACTGGGGAAGTACACCTGTCTGATCTGTCAGAAAGAGTTTAGTTCGGAGAGCGGTGTGAAGTACCACATCAGCAAGACACACTCACAG aacTGGTTTCGTGCAGCAGCCACTCAAGTGGTCTCCAGTAGCAAGAGTAAAGCACCGGAGGATAATGGGATTAAAGCTGAGGTGAGAAACTGTCCCACCATCGGTAAGAAGAGGGGCCGCAAGCCCAAAGAGCGTCCGTCTGTGATTGCGCCTCCTCAAATAAACACTGAAGCACCTGCCGCCACTCTATGTTCAACCCCTGCAGTGACTCCCTCCTTGGTCCCAACACAATCTCCGACCTTGTTCCCCGACCCAGTGGACAATGCTAATTCAGGCCAAAACAGACAGCTCAACCCCTCCGCTGCCAGACGAAGCAAACCCAAGAGGCTGTCATTATCCGAGTAG